One genomic window of Notamacropus eugenii isolate mMacEug1 chromosome 6, mMacEug1.pri_v2, whole genome shotgun sequence includes the following:
- the PACRGL gene encoding PACRG-like protein has protein sequence MQKSESHGSLQMRSRVTGTYEQRTSSGSKIKHRSVVHQNKSLSSNSSPDFVKKPHPRPSDKLNPKTIDPFSDQPRASSAFAAIYSKGGIPCRLVHGSVKHKLQWDCLPETLPFDPLLITLAEGLRETKHPYTFVSKEGFKELLLVEGATQKTVPLLPRLIPVLKAALTHSDGEVFGRGLNAVVQLSGVVGPSLNDHLKHLLTSLSKRLMDKKFKEPITTALQKLEQHGGSGSLTIIKAKIPTYCSICS, from the exons ATGCAGAAATCTGAGAGTCATGGAAGCCTACAGATGAGAAGCAGAGTGACCG GGACTTATGAACAAAGAACATCATCAGGttccaaaataaaacatagatctgTAGTACACCAAAACAAATCATTGTCCTCCAACAGTTCTCCAGATTTTGTAAAGAAACCTCATCCTCGACCAAGTGATAAACTTAATCCTAAAACTATCGACCCA TTTAGTGATCAGCCACGGGCCTCTTCTGCTTTTGCTGCCATTTACTCCAAAGGAGGTATTCCTTGCAG GTTGGTACATGGTTCAGTAAAACACAAATTACAATGGGACTGTCTTCCTGAAACTCTTCCATTTGATCCTCTTCTTATTACTTTAGCAGAG GGTCTAAGAGAGACTAAACATCCATATACATTTGTATCAAAAGAGGGTTTTAAAGAATTACTTTTGGTTGAAGGTGCTACTCAGAAAACCGTGCCCTTGCTACCTAGACTGATTCCTGTCTTGAAGGCAGCTCTG ACCCATTCGGATGGTGAAGTGTTTGGAAGGGGATTGAATGCTGTAGTACAGCTGAGTGGTGTTGTTGGGCCTTCTCTAAATGATCATTTGAAGCATTTGCTTACAAGT CTTTCCAAGAGACTAATGGATAAGAAATTCAAAGAGCCAATCACTACTGCTTTACAAAAGCTAGAGCAACATGGTGGAAGT GGCAGCCTTACGATTATCAAAGCTAAAATCCCAACATATTGTTCCATCTGCTCTTAA